The genomic window TCACCTTTTAAATTTTGCCCTTCTGTTCAGTCCTCTCAATTCTATATCGTTTATTTTGCCTTAAATATCATACGTCGGTGTAGTTTGGCTTTTCCTTAATTTTCGATGACATTTAGCTTTCCTCAGGTACTAAACAACATTTTTAGTAACAACATAGTGAAGTAGATTTAGGGCTGGCCCTAAAATCGAGGAAAAACCTGAGTCCTGCTTCCAACACCCCAACTGTGTGACCccatgcaagtcatttaatatttccaTTGTCTTTCTACTTTTTTGGAATTTCCTCACTCAGATGTcgctctaccaatgaaatcacaagtctggggatagatagatagatagatagatagatagatagatagatagatagatagatagacagacagatagatttaTAATTTGATCAACTTGGCATAAGGGATAAATTGTTGGACtaaaaatcagaaagacctgggttcaaatacagcATTATTAAAATGAACATATATGGGAAATCTGTATTTGTTTACAATTTTTTAATGactaatgtatgtatgtaaattcATATTCATATCCGATTATGATTAGGAAAGTGCTTGTGTAGAGGATTGTAATTACTGTAGTCATTCAAtaggagaaaatataatttaCCACATGGACACATACATAATAATGAAAGCGTCTCCATTTTAGTTGGGCGATTCAAAACTTAGGAGGATTCATTCcaaagaagtaaagaagaaaacaCCTCATCATTCATTCTCTAGTTCATGAAGCACGATGATCTTAGCTTCACTTCCTAGAAATCTCTTCTGTGAACATATCGTAGGGTGTGTGAGAGGAGAGTTGGGGGAAGAAAACTTGAGTGTTACGAGTTATCTTACATTCAGTCTGATGAGGAATGAGGAAAATTGGACAGCCTGACAGAAATGGAAATGTGACCTTAgcatttcttacctagctttaaaAATTACACGTTTATAGACACTGTCAGGAAGTCTTTCGTGAAATTACATAAATGAAGTCTCTAGATATGATTTATttcagagaaataggaaatatcAGGAATAAGAACCTTTTGTATAAAATGTTACTTAGAGATGGTGTAGTAATTAGTTAGGACTCTGGGCGCCGCTGTTGACCAatcagggagagaaatgagaaatgtaGCCAGATCCCCAGCCCAGTTCTCTCCGTTTCAAACTGCACAGAGCCCCAGAAGCTTGCACACCCTCAAAAGCTGTACAGAAACCTTTACCCCAAGCCGTATGGTTTTGGGATTCTGGTGAATGCTATTCCTTGCGACTCAGAGAACAGAAGAGTTCAACCGAACAGGGAAACTGAAAAGACACGTAAGGGAAATTTTTTAGCGAGAAAGTAATGGCGACTGGGAGGATGCACCAGAACTGCAGTCAGCGAGtactgttttgttttctcctggGGACGCTATGGGACGCCGGGTTGGGGCAGACCCGCTATTTCGTACCCGAGGAGATGGAGAAGGGTTTTTTCGTGGGCGACATCGCAAAGGACCTAGGATTGGAGCCTCGCGCACTGTCAGAGGGTGGGGCTCGCATAGTCTCGAGAGGTAAGATGCCGCATTTCGCTCTGAATGTCAGAACTGGCAGCTTAGTCACCGCAGACAAAATAGACAGGGAAGAGTTGTGTGGGAGAGCATCCGTGTGCACTGTAAACATAGAGATTCTgctagaagacaaagtgaaaattTATGAAGTAGAAGTAGAAATAACTGATGTTAATGATAACTCACCCCGATTTGAGACAAACGAAacggaaataaaaataattgaaaaggaaGTGTCAGGAACAAGGTTTCTCCTTCCTGAGGCTTTTGATCCAGATGTCGGGATGAATTCTCTTCAGAACTACCATCTAAGCCCTAACCATCACTTCTCTCTGCATGTGCAGAGAGGAACAGATGAGGCCAAGTACCCGGAACTGGTGATGGAGAGGGCTCTGGACCGGGAGGAGGAGCCTGTTCACCATCTCATACTCACAGCCTCGGATGGAGGAGATCCTGTCCGTTCTGGCACCGTGCATATTCGTGTGACTGTTCTTGATGCAAATGACAACGCACCGGCTTTTACTCAATCCTTGTATACTGTGAGTGTTTCTGAGAATATACCTGTGGGAACATTGCTACTCACAGTGAAAGCTACGGATCCAGATGAGGGAATCAATGGGAAAATGGCTTATTTTTTCAGGAAAATGACTCAAAAAACTTCTCAGGTATTCCAATTAAATTCTTTGACTGGGGATATAACAGTATTGGAAAATCTAGACTATGAAGAATCTAGTTTTTATGACATAGATATAGAAGTCCGTGATGGTCCTGGACTTCTGGACAGAGCCAAGGTTCTGGTCAAAGTACTGGATGTGAATGACAACACTCCTGATGTCACCATCACCTCCGTTACCAGCTCAATATCAGAAAATTCTGCTGCAGGGTCCGTGATTGCCCTTTTCAATGTGCATGACAGAGACTCTGGGGAGAATGGTCAGGTCACGTGCTCCATCCCAGAACGTCTGCCTTTCAAACTTGAAAAGTCCTATGGAAATTATTATAGTTTGGTGACCGACAGAGCCCTGGATCGGGAGCAAGTCTCCATGTACAACGTCACCGTAACAGCCATAGATGGAGGGAATCCCCCTCTATCCACTGACACTTACATCCCCTTGTACATAGAAGACACCAATGACAACCCCCCGGCTTTTGTCCAGACGTCCTACTCAGCCTATGTCATGGAGAACAATCCCAGAGGCACTTCTATTTACTCTCTGACTGCTCATGACTCTGATATTGGGGAGAATGGACATATCACTTATTCCATTACAGATGACTCAGTACACGGTGCACCCCTCTCCTCCTATGTTTCCATCAACTCAGAGACTGGTGTCCTCTATGCTCTCTGCTCCTTTGACTATGAACAATTCCGGGAATTGAAGTTAGGAGTGACAGCCAGGGACTCTGGAGACCCTCCTCTCAGCAGCAACGTGTCTCTGACTCTGTTCATCCTGGATCAGAATGACAATGCCCCAGAAATCCTGTACCCCATCTTCCCCAAAGATGGCTCTACAGGAGTGGAGCTGGCCCCTCGCTCTGCAGAGCCAGGCTACCTAGTGACTAAGGTGGTGGCAGTAGATGGAGATTCTGGTCAGAACGCCTGGCTGTCCTATCACCTGCTCAAGGCCACAGAGCCTGGGCTGTTCTCCGTGGGCCTGCACAGTGGTGAGATCAGGACAGCCCGAGCCTTCGTAGACAAAGATGCCCTTAAGCAGAATCTTGTGGTGGTAGTCACGGATAATGGAGAGCCTCCTCTCTCTGCCACTGTCAGTGTCACAGTGGCGGTGGCCGACACTATTCCTGAGATCCTTTCTGATCTCAGCAGCCTGGCatcttcagaacctcccaaagaCTCTGATCTCACCCTCTATCTGGTTATTGCAGTGGCTTCAGTGtcctgtctcttctttttcttcatcatcattttATTGGCCCAGAGGCTTTACCAGTGGCAGACCTCTAAGATACTGGACTCCACAAGTGGACATTTTCAAAATATCCCTACCTCAGAGTTTGTGGGCATAGATGGAGTAAGAGCTTTCCTGAAGTCATATTCTCATGAGGTTTCTCTCACCACAGACTCTAGAAAAAGTCAGGTGATGTTCACTCAGCCTAACTATGCAGATACTTTAACTATACAGCAGAACTGTGAGAAAAAGGAGGCTCTATTAATATCTGATGAGTCAGTTCTCTGTAAAGAGGATCAGTCATTCATCCAGGTAAGCTTACCTTTTCCTGATAAATTTGTTCTGGACCTGTTACTTCATTGAGTATGATTTTTTCACTTCTACATTTGCTCGTGatattttagaaatttaaaaatggcTTAGAGATAATTTAGCAATGCAGGAATCTCTTTTGCATTGTCCTTATTTGAATGATATACAAGTTCTGCTTGAGCACTTTTAGTAACAAATAGTTCGATAGTCCCACAAAGTTGTCGATGTGGAATAGTATTAATTAGTTTTTGTTCACCTTTCCAGATTGctgaaatattaattttaattcgCTGTTTTGGTGTTCATGTATTGTCTTTGTAGAAAGTAAGTCTGCCAGATTTGTAGTTAGgaaagacctgcgttcaaatccaatCCCTATGCTTACTTATGTGTAACCACTAGACTTAtctaagtttcagttttcttGGATGTAAAATACGGATTATACCACTTTTGTATCTACTGTTAAAGGTAGTTGTGAAGAGCATATGAAATAATGCATTTAATGTACTTTATATACTTTAAGTTATCATGATATTCTCATTCTCATTAATGATAATTTTTATAGTTTTGTCacataaaaaacaacaaacatgacTTTGCATCTTAAACCATGTTGATAAAAGTATTGAAAAGAATATGACTATTGAGGGAAGAGAAGTGGAATGAGAGTCAGATTCAGTTATGtaattttccattctttccatACTCCTTTCCTCACCTGGAAAGTGAAGGAATTTAATTATTTGGTCTTTAAAGTCATTTCCAGATCTAAATAATCTATGATTTCTCTTATCatatcaaatttccttttcaatataAATGGTATGTGATGATGCGAAATATAAATTCTTGGAGGTCCAATGATCTTTCCAGCTTCAAATAAAATTACTTGTCAGAATGCTAGTTTAATATCTTATTAAATCACTTCACCTGATATAATGAAAGGAATGGATACAAGAGCATCTTTATTGGAAATACTATGGAGTTAAGAAGAATTATATTGTACTCTTCTTCAAATGTTCCCTAAGTTCTGCATTTAGTAAATGTGAACTATATTATTTAAATATGCTTTTCACAGTTAATTCCATGGACTacaattttaaatggaaaatcagTCCAGGATGATAAGAAATTCTCAAGAATGacattctgaagacacaaagaaaaacaattccttaCAGAAgttaagggggggaggggagtgttgTCTGAAGATACCACTATGCTTGCTCAGGGAACTCACACAGAAATTTGAGTGTTTGTTTGGAGATTTTGTAGCTTAgatcattcttttatttatttggtttggtttgggtttttggaGAGGTagtcggggttaagtgacttgcccaggatctcacagctagtaagtgtcaagtatctgaggtcagatttaaactcaggtgttcctgactccaaggccagtgctctatccaatgcaccacctaggtTCCCCCTTTAGATTGTTTAAAGGATGTAGAGGAAAAATAATCAGGAGTAGGTAATGATGGGCGATACAAAAGCTAGGCAAGGTTCtgtaagaaattatcaagagCTGCAAAGCTCAGAATTATTTGAAGCTAATAAGGAGAatcaaagaatacaaaaaaaggttcttttaaagctttattgaaagaaaaaagatcaaagaaaggatcAAAGAGGCAAGACTGCCTCTTTTGGTGgatatggtgatgatgatgatgatgatgatgatgatgatgatgatgacgacgacgacTGATAACGGGGAAAGGCAGAACCACTCAGCTCTtgctttgttcattttatttgacAAGAACAATCGTCTTTGAATAGACCAAAAATGATCGAGATGAATTATATTAAAGAGTCTTGAAATGCTGGCAGCTGTAATTGCTGAAAGATCATGAAAAATAGGAATGATACCTATTTTCTGGAAAATGGGGGGGGGAGacaaaagtttcatttttcacaggggtgggaggggagatgATGGAGAGTGTGCTAACTACAGGCTAGTTAGCTGGACTTTGATTCCTTGCAAAATCCCAGAATCTGTGACTGAGGGTGGTTAGTgaacatctcaaaaaaaaaaaaaaaagagcaaaaatcacaaaaaaatcagCATGGCTCCAACAAAAACAGCTCAACCACATTAATCTCAATTTTTTGATGCAATTAGAGGGCTGTTACAGAACAAAATGTATTAGACATATTCTGGTTGATCCCAGAGAGTTCAACTAGGAGCAACAACAAGTGGCAAAGCAGTGGCTTACAGAGGCAGATTAAGGCTTCATGTTAGGCAAAAGCTTTtcagaagtggaatgggctacATTAAGAAGTTACTACTCACTataggtcttcaagcaaagactgaatgGTGACTTATTTGATAGTGtagagcttttctttcttttttttttttttttagttacagATTGGACTAgttagcctctgaggtcccttttaactctatGTTCTTTGATTCTAtattcttctattattttttggaaggaatgcattttatttttagaagatgACTATTATCtttaattatttgaattttttaatttaatgggtATGGATGAGGAAGTAagtgaaaattatttattttaatttatgtttcagatgaatttattttttactgaTGCCTTTTAATTTTTGTCACATTGATTTCCGAATGTAGCACTTTTCCTTCCCTATCCAATACACCTTCTCTAAAAACAAAGATTTTACAGTAAGAAACAGCTGAGCAAAAACTAAGCAAGATCAAGAATGGGACCCCTATTATTCTCTATAACATGGATTAAAGAAGGACCCTCTCTCTAAAGAACACTATTTAAATTTTGTTCTGACATAAACGAGAGGCTCTCATGAGATACCAAGTGTTCATGGATACACAGGAGTTAGACAAGAGTTTCTTCCTAGTGAGGAAAAACCTAAATTCTCTCTTTAGAAGCTGACCCTCCTTTAGTCTTCAAAGAAGGTAACAAAGGCTTCAAAGATCTGAAGGCTTATGCTACCTTCCCTATCTTTAGTCCCCTACCTCTCTATAAAAAGACTAAGatgtatttcctcatttctactcTGCTATAAAACTTGGTCATCATAGTTTTAGAGCATTcagtttcttgtttgtttgtttgagtgTTCTTTCCATATACATTGTTTTACTTATTGCATATGTTATTTTTCTGATGTTTTCTTACTCCATAATGAAATTCTTAATACCAAAGTAGTGTGATCCAGAGATTTACTGGTATTGTGAATGGAAAACTCTGTAATGAAACTTTTGAATACACCATTGTGATTCTTGGAAATAAATCATCTTCGTATCAATGATTCATTGTAATCATTTTAATTCCTTATGAGATATCTCCTTGATAGAGTATAGATTCCTTAGTATCAgaaactatttcacttttgtttttgtgttctcATCCCTTAGCACAGAGTCTTACCCTTGGTAGATGCTGTGTTTGTGAATTGAATTACAATAACCAACCATTGATCTATTTCATACAATGTCGTTACTGTTTTAGAAGTTTatgccttctttttaaaaaggccATTTCAGTATCTACCATCTTATATCATATTAAATTTCTTGGAGTATTTGGGGTACTTCTGGAATGTTTCTTGGTCTGCagtatttttctttacttcagtaaGTCAAAGTTAAGTCTTGGGATACTAAGGCATTTTTTCTAGTATAAACTGGTTTTCATTCATCTTTATTAATGGTGTGCATTAATCTTAAGTAGGGAAAATTATGACTTTCACTTTGCATTTTACTTTACGCTTTCCATAGTCTTTGTTTTACTTTTGGAAAGTCACAATGCAGCTTATTGATTCCTTTAGTTGAGGAATATTGTTAACGTTGAAATAGATGTTAAAGGTTAAGTTGGTCCAAGTCTTCTGgaccaaaataaaatatttctcgTGTAAATGACCAAAAAATCCTCTAGATTATGAAAAACAGCATAACACATTCTGATTGGCCATCATGTCTTTTTgtctggaaaagaaataagatgttTGCTTATTGAGCAGGTTATGCACTCTCTTGGGCTCCCGATTGTGGCATTGTTTTACACAGATTGACTGTCTTTGAAAATGGTGACAATCCTACTCTGTGTCTTTTATCCATTTCTAATTTTCAATTCCAATAACTTACTTTAGCAGATCACTTTAGTTGTTGCAATTACATAAAGATTTTCTTTCTCGTggtattgtttcttctgattgTGACTTTTGTTCTAATAAGTGGTCTAACTGCTCTCTGGTAGATTATTCTGAAATGGTTCCCACATTAGtaagcaattattttctatattttaagatTGTCAGGTTTTTTAATGCTGTTAAGTGATTGCCATGTCTATTCCTTTGTGACTctcccttaaattttttttatcagttcaATTGATCTCCTTTTAAATACCACAACTATTCCTCATCATATATCTACACCACCCactttcttcttgaagaaagtattcatgtgTAGACATAGTATTCTGGGTAATTTACAATAATTTGGTCTCTATTGTTTCTTAATCCAAGAGCACATGCTTCCTTTTTA from Notamacropus eugenii isolate mMacEug1 chromosome 1, mMacEug1.pri_v2, whole genome shotgun sequence includes these protein-coding regions:
- the LOC140518407 gene encoding protocadherin gamma-A4 isoform X12; this translates as MATGRMHQNCSQRVLFCFLLGTLWDAGLGQTRYFVPEEMEKGFFVGDIAKDLGLEPRALSEGGARIVSRGKMPHFALNVRTGSLVTADKIDREELCGRASVCTVNIEILLEDKVKIYEVEVEITDVNDNSPRFETNETEIKIIEKEVSGTRFLLPEAFDPDVGMNSLQNYHLSPNHHFSLHVQRGTDEAKYPELVMERALDREEEPVHHLILTASDGGDPVRSGTVHIRVTVLDANDNAPAFTQSLYTVSVSENIPVGTLLLTVKATDPDEGINGKMAYFFRKMTQKTSQVFQLNSLTGDITVLENLDYEESSFYDIDIEVRDGPGLLDRAKVLVKVLDVNDNTPDVTITSVTSSISENSAAGSVIALFNVHDRDSGENGQVTCSIPERLPFKLEKSYGNYYSLVTDRALDREQVSMYNVTVTAIDGGNPPLSTDTYIPLYIEDTNDNPPAFVQTSYSAYVMENNPRGTSIYSLTAHDSDIGENGHITYSITDDSVHGAPLSSYVSINSETGVLYALCSFDYEQFRELKLGVTARDSGDPPLSSNVSLTLFILDQNDNAPEILYPIFPKDGSTGVELAPRSAEPGYLVTKVVAVDGDSGQNAWLSYHLLKATEPGLFSVGLHSGEIRTARAFVDKDALKQNLVVVVTDNGEPPLSATVSVTVAVADTIPEILSDLSSLASSEPPKDSDLTLYLVIAVASVSCLFFFFIIILLAQRLYQWQTSKILDSTSGHFQNIPTSEFVGIDGVRAFLKSYSHEVSLTTDSRKSQVMFTQPNYADTLTIQQNCEKKEALLISDESVLCKEDQSFIQQAPPNTDWRFSQAQRPGTSGSQNGDEGGTWPNNQFDTEMLQAMILASANEAADGSSTLGGGAGTMGLSARYGPQFTLQHVPDYRQNVYIPGSTATLANAAGKRDGKAPAGGNGNKKKSGKKEKK